The window AGGCCGGAGGCAGGGGCGTGGGAGCTGGTCGTGGAATATAAGGCAAACGACGTGTGGGGCCTCGGAAGATGTTGAGAAGGGTCACCGCCACCCGCTACATCGAGCCACTGCGGTCCGGCGGCTCCGTGCCCGGAGTCGTCGAGGCCGACGACCTGGGCACCTACGTCGTGAAGTTCACCGGCTCCGCGCAGGGCCGCAAGGCGCTGGTCGCCGAGGTGATCGTGGGGGAACTGGCCCGTGCCCTGGGACTGCGCTTCCCCGAGCTGGTCCTGGTCCACTTCGACCCGGAGATCGCCGCGAGCGAGCCGCACCAGGAGGTACGGGAACTGCACGCGGCCAGCGCGGGAGTCAACCTCGGCATGGACTATCTGCCGGGCGCGAAGGACTTCACCCCGGAACTCGCGAAGCACTTCCGCGTGGACCCGCTGGAGGCGGGCCGCATCGTCTGGCTGGACGCCCTGACCGCCAACGTCGACCGTACGGTCCACAGCTCCAACCTGATGGTCTGGCCCACGCTGGGGACCGTCCCGCCGCGCCTGTGGCTCATCGACCACGGCGCCGCGCTCGTCTTCCACCACCGCTGGGACGGCACGGACCCCGCGAAGGCATACGACTTCCGTCACCACGCCCTCGGCCACTACGCCCCCGACGTACGCGCGGCCGACGCCGAGCTGGCGCCGAAGGTCACCGAGGCGCTGCTGCGGGAGGTCGTGGCGGAGGTCCCGGACGCGTGGCTGAGCGCCGAACCGGGCTTCATGAGCCCCGGAGAGGTCCGTGACGCCTACATCGCCCACCTCCACGCGCGCGTACAGGCGTCCTCGGCCTGGCTCCCCACCGACTTCCCCACCCGGGAGGAACTCGCCGCCGAGGAGGCCCGACGGGTGGCGAAGACACAGGAAGGCCGGCCGAACTGGCTCAAGCGGGTCCCCGACCTGCACGGCAAGCCGGCCGCGGAACAGGATTGGTCGGTGCACCTCGGATGAGTGGCCGGGTAGAGATCGAGTACTGCACCCAGTGCCGCTGGCTGCCGCGCGCGGCATGGCTGGCGCAGGAGCTGCTCACGACCTTCGAGGCGGAGCTGTCCGAGCTGGCGCTGAAGCCCGGCAAGGGCGGCGTCTTCGTCGTCCGCGTCGACGACGAGGTCGTATGGGACCGCCGCGAGCAGGGCTTCCCCGAGCCCACGGCGGTCAAGCAGGTCGTACGCGACCGAGTGGCCCCGGGAAAGTCCCTGGGCCACTCGGACAAACCGGCTTCCTGAGGGCTCAGCCCTTCAGCTGCTCGTACGCCGGCAGCGTCAGGAAGTCCGCGTAGTCCTCGTCGAGGGAGACCTCCAGGAGCAGGTCGTGGGCCTGCTGCCAGTGGCCGGCCGCGAAGGCCTCCTCGCCGATCTCGGTGCGGATGTTCGCCAGTTCCTCGGCGGCGACCTTGCGGGCCAGCTCCGGCGTGGCCTTCTCGCCGTTCTCGAACTCGACGCCCGCGTTGATCCACTGCCAGATCTGCGAGCGGGAGATCTCGGCGGTGGCCGCGTCCTCCATGAGGTTGAAGATGGCGACCGCGCCGAGGCCGCGCAGCCAGGCCTCGATGTAACGGATGCCGACCTGCACGGCGTTGATCAGGCCGTTGTACGTCGGCTTGGCGTCCAGGGAGTCGATGGCGATCAGGTCGGCCGCCTCGACGTGGACGTCCTCGCGCAGGCGGTCCTTCTGGTTCGGCTTGTCGCCGAGGACCTTGTCGAAGGACTCCATGGCGATCGGGACGAGGTCGGGGTGGGCGACCCAGGAGCCGTCGAAGCCGTCGCCGGCCTCGCGGTCCTTGTCGGCGCGGACCTTCTCGAAGGCCACCTTGTTGACCTCGGCGTCCCGGCGGGACGGGATGAACGCCGCCATGCCGCCGATCGCGTGCGCGCCGCGCTTGTGGCAGGTACGGACGAGGAGTTCGGTGTACGCGCGCATGAACGGGGCCGTCATCGTGACCGCGTTGCGGTCCGGCAGGACGAACTTGGCGCCGCCGTCGCGGAAGTTCTTGACGATGGAGAACAGGTAGTCCCAGCGGCCCGCGTTCAACCCGGCGGCGTGGTCGCGGAGTTCGTAGAGGATCTCCTCCATCTCGTACGCGGCCGTGATCGTCTCGATCAGCACGGTCGCGCGGACGGTGCCCTGCGGGATGCCGACGTAGTCCTGGGCGAAGACGAACACCTCGTTCCAGAGGCGGGCCTCCAGGTGCGACTCCGTCTTCGGGAGGTAGAAGTACGGGCCCTTGCCGAGGTCGAGCAGGCGCTGGGCGTTGTGGAAGAAGTACAGGCCGAAGTCGACCAGCGCACCGGGGACAGCGGTGCCGTCCGCATCCACGAGGTGGCGCTCGTTCAGGTGCCAGCCGCGGGGGCGCATGACGACCGTCGCCAGCTCCTCGTTCGGGCGCAGGGCGTACGACTTGCCGGTGCGCTCGTCCGTGAAGTCGATGTTCCTGGTGTAGGCGTCGGCCATGTTCACCTGGCCGAGGATCACGTTCTCCCAGGTGGGCGCCGAGGCGTCCTCGAAGTCCGCGAGCCAGATCTTCGCGCCCGAGTTGAGGGCGTTGATGCTCATCTTGCGGTCGGTGGGGCCGGTGATCTCCACCCGGCGGTCCTGCAGCGCCGGCGGGCACGGGCCCACCCTCCAGGAGTCGTCCGCGCGGATCGCGGCCGTCTCGGGGAGGAAGTCGAGCGTGGAGGTACGGGCGATCTCGGCGCGGCGCTCGGCGCGGCGGG of the Streptomyces sp. T12 genome contains:
- the aceB gene encoding malate synthase A, yielding MSAPAPSPLAIVDAEPLPRQEEVLNEAALAFVAELHRRFTPRRDELLARRAERRAEIARTSTLDFLPETAAIRADDSWRVGPCPPALQDRRVEITGPTDRKMSINALNSGAKIWLADFEDASAPTWENVILGQVNMADAYTRNIDFTDERTGKSYALRPNEELATVVMRPRGWHLNERHLVDADGTAVPGALVDFGLYFFHNAQRLLDLGKGPYFYLPKTESHLEARLWNEVFVFAQDYVGIPQGTVRATVLIETITAAYEMEEILYELRDHAAGLNAGRWDYLFSIVKNFRDGGAKFVLPDRNAVTMTAPFMRAYTELLVRTCHKRGAHAIGGMAAFIPSRRDAEVNKVAFEKVRADKDREAGDGFDGSWVAHPDLVPIAMESFDKVLGDKPNQKDRLREDVHVEAADLIAIDSLDAKPTYNGLINAVQVGIRYIEAWLRGLGAVAIFNLMEDAATAEISRSQIWQWINAGVEFENGEKATPELARKVAAEELANIRTEIGEEAFAAGHWQQAHDLLLEVSLDEDYADFLTLPAYEQLKG
- a CDS encoding SelT/SelW/SelH family protein — translated: MSGRVEIEYCTQCRWLPRAAWLAQELLTTFEAELSELALKPGKGGVFVVRVDDEVVWDRREQGFPEPTAVKQVVRDRVAPGKSLGHSDKPAS
- a CDS encoding HipA family kinase is translated as MLRRVTATRYIEPLRSGGSVPGVVEADDLGTYVVKFTGSAQGRKALVAEVIVGELARALGLRFPELVLVHFDPEIAASEPHQEVRELHAASAGVNLGMDYLPGAKDFTPELAKHFRVDPLEAGRIVWLDALTANVDRTVHSSNLMVWPTLGTVPPRLWLIDHGAALVFHHRWDGTDPAKAYDFRHHALGHYAPDVRAADAELAPKVTEALLREVVAEVPDAWLSAEPGFMSPGEVRDAYIAHLHARVQASSAWLPTDFPTREELAAEEARRVAKTQEGRPNWLKRVPDLHGKPAAEQDWSVHLG